In Roseomonas fluvialis, one genomic interval encodes:
- a CDS encoding NAD(P)H-dependent flavin oxidoreductase — protein MDRSAADARLGTLMARGAGFFGSQVAIMGGAMSWVSERHLVAALSNAGAFGVIACGAMEPPRLAEEIAGTKTLTQKPFGVNLITMHPRLEQLVDVCLEAKVGHIVFAGGIPPGSAIKKAKDGGSKVVCFAPALVLAKRMIRSGADALVIEGSEAGGHIGPVSLNVLAQEILPHVTDVPVFVAGGIGRGEAILSYLEMGAAGVQLGTRFVCATESIAHPAFKQAFIRGNARDAMPTIQLDDAFPVIPVRALQNAGTKRFLEHQAETIRRFRAGELDKDAAQLDIEHFWAGALRRAVIDGDVENGSLMAGQSVGMVTREQSAAEIIAELMEQAAAALMARGRNAA, from the coding sequence ATGGACCGCAGTGCGGCCGACGCCCGTCTGGGCACCCTCATGGCACGGGGGGCCGGCTTCTTCGGCAGCCAGGTCGCGATCATGGGTGGGGCGATGTCCTGGGTCAGCGAACGGCACCTGGTCGCCGCGCTGTCCAATGCCGGCGCTTTCGGGGTCATCGCCTGCGGGGCGATGGAGCCGCCGCGGCTGGCGGAGGAGATCGCCGGCACGAAGACGCTCACGCAGAAGCCCTTCGGCGTGAACCTGATCACGATGCATCCGCGGCTCGAGCAACTGGTGGATGTCTGCCTCGAGGCGAAGGTCGGGCACATCGTCTTCGCCGGCGGCATCCCGCCGGGCAGCGCCATCAAGAAGGCGAAGGATGGCGGGTCCAAGGTGGTCTGCTTTGCCCCCGCCCTGGTGCTGGCCAAGCGCATGATCCGCAGCGGTGCCGACGCGCTGGTCATCGAAGGTTCGGAGGCGGGCGGGCATATCGGCCCCGTTTCGCTGAACGTGCTGGCGCAGGAGATCCTGCCGCATGTCACGGACGTGCCGGTCTTCGTGGCCGGCGGGATCGGCCGCGGCGAGGCGATCCTGTCCTACCTCGAGATGGGCGCGGCGGGCGTGCAGCTCGGCACGCGCTTCGTCTGCGCCACCGAATCCATCGCGCATCCAGCCTTCAAGCAGGCCTTCATCCGTGGCAATGCGCGCGACGCCATGCCGACCATCCAGCTGGACGATGCCTTTCCGGTGATTCCCGTCCGCGCCCTGCAGAATGCCGGTACCAAGCGCTTCCTGGAGCACCAGGCGGAAACCATCCGCCGCTTCCGTGCCGGAGAGCTCGACAAGGACGCGGCGCAGCTCGACATCGAGCATTTCTGGGCCGGGGCGCTGCGCCGCGCCGTGATCGACGGCGATGTCGAGAACGGGTCGCTCATGGCGGGCCAGTCGGTCGGCATGGTCACCCGGGAGCAGTCGGCAGCCGAGATCATCGCCGAGCTGATGGAGCAGGCGGCCGCCGCCCTGATGGCCCGTGGCCGCAACGCAGCCTGA
- a CDS encoding helix-turn-helix domain-containing protein, whose amino-acid sequence MKRTPRPDITAAEAARVGEDLREARLTLGASVENMAERLRINRRYIHALEEGRIKDLPGPAYAVGFVRSYAAALGLDPDEAVRRFRDVTGGATTKNGELVFPEPVPSRGMPAGVLVAAGVVVAIGAYVAWYNWSGSGNRVVDAVPPVPARLDQAAQDGQRMRDPATGQVVNPAPATQAQAAGNPGVAGPPPAPVAPAAAPPAPPPPGDGPRVVLRARGESWIQVRDTRANSVLTDRVLRPGESLPVPGRDGLVLTTGKAENLDIVLDGQVTAALAGATGVRRGIALDIERLRGTAEASPAAAPRPAGAPAAPPAGPAATQPPAPRPTTTPPARP is encoded by the coding sequence ATGAAGCGCACCCCACGCCCCGACATCACCGCCGCAGAGGCCGCCCGTGTGGGCGAGGACCTCCGCGAGGCCCGCCTGACGCTCGGCGCCAGCGTCGAGAACATGGCCGAGCGGCTGCGGATCAACCGCCGCTATATCCACGCGCTGGAAGAAGGGCGGATCAAGGACCTGCCCGGGCCCGCCTATGCCGTTGGCTTCGTCCGGTCGTACGCGGCCGCGCTCGGCCTCGACCCGGACGAGGCGGTGCGCCGCTTCCGCGACGTGACCGGCGGGGCAACGACCAAGAATGGCGAGCTGGTCTTCCCCGAACCCGTGCCGTCCCGCGGCATGCCGGCCGGCGTGCTGGTGGCTGCCGGCGTGGTGGTCGCCATCGGCGCCTATGTTGCTTGGTACAATTGGAGCGGGTCGGGCAATCGCGTGGTCGATGCGGTTCCCCCGGTGCCCGCGCGGCTCGACCAAGCGGCGCAGGACGGGCAGCGGATGCGCGACCCGGCCACCGGGCAGGTGGTGAATCCTGCGCCCGCGACCCAGGCTCAGGCCGCCGGCAACCCTGGTGTGGCTGGGCCGCCGCCGGCGCCGGTCGCGCCCGCGGCTGCCCCGCCCGCCCCGCCGCCACCGGGCGACGGCCCGCGTGTCGTGCTGCGCGCACGCGGCGAATCCTGGATCCAGGTCCGCGACACGCGGGCGAATTCGGTGCTGACGGATCGGGTGCTGCGCCCTGGCGAGAGCCTGCCGGTCCCGGGCCGTGACGGCCTGGTCCTGACGACCGGCAAGGCCGAGAACCTCGACATCGTGCTGGACGGCCAGGTGACGGCCGCGCTGGCGGGGGCCACGGGTGTGCGCCGCGGAATCGCGCTCGATATCGAGCGCCTGCGCGGCACGGCCGAGGCATCGCCCGCCGCCGCACCGCGCCCGGCCGGGGCACCGGCCGCACCGCCGGCCGGCCCTGCGGCCACGCAACCACCCGCGCCGCGGCCCACCACGACGCCGCCCGCTCGGCCCTAA